Genomic segment of Streptomyces zhihengii:
CGTGCCGCGTCCGCGATCGGCACCCTGGAGGCCAACGGCGTCATGAAGGAGATGCAGGGCCGGCTCGCCACCGACCCCGAGCTGGCCGCCGCCTACCGGGCCGCCCACGAGGACTACATCGCCCGCCGCGACGCCGTCGAGGTGCTCCAGGGCTTCCCCAGCGCCGGCGGCATGCCGGACCGGGTCAAGTGCCTCCATGTGCTCGTCGGCCACTCCCTCGCCGCCGGCCCCGGGGTGAATCCGCTGGGCGACGAGGCGATCTCGATGCTGCCCGAGTGGTGGCGCAAGGGCCCCTGCGTGACCGGCTGCGCCACCGGGGAGGAGTCCGAGTGACCCGTGTCGCCGCCATCGACTGCGGCACCAACTCCATCCGCCTGCTCGTCGCCGACGTGGACCCCCGGACCGGGAGCCTCACCGACCTCGACCGCCGGATGACCATCGTCCGGCTCGGCCAGGGCGTCGACCGCACCGGCCGCCTCGCCCCCGAGGCGCTGGAGCGCACCTTCGCCGCCTGCCGCGACTACGCGCGGGTGATCAAGGAGCTGGGCGCCGAGACGGTGCGCTTCGTGGCAACCTCCGCCTCCCGCGACGCGGAGAACCGCGACGCGTTCGTGAGCGGGGTCCTCGGCATCCTCGGCGTGGAGCCGGAGGTCATCACCGGAGACCAGGAGGCCGAGTTCTCCTTCACCGGCGCCACCCGCTCGCTCGCGGGCCGCTCCGACCTGGCCACCCCGTACCTGGTCGTCGACATCGGCGGCGGCTCGACCGAGTTCGTCGTCGGCGACGAGCACGCGCGGGCCGCCCGCTCCGTCGACATCGGCTGTGTGCGGCTCACCGAGCGCCACGCGCCCGACAGCCCCGCCACGCCCGCGCAGATCGCCGCCATCGGCGCCGACATCGAGGCGGCGCTCGACCTGGCGGCCGAGACCGTCCCGATCGGCGACGCGGGCACCCTCGTCGGCCTGGCGGGCTCCGTCACCACCGTCGCCGGGATCGCGCTCGGCCTCGACGCCTACGACTCGGAGCGCATCCACCACGCGGTGGTCTCCTACGAGCAGGTCGAGGAGATCACCACGATGCTGCTGGGTTCGACCCACGACGAGCGCGCGGCGATCGGCGTGATGCACCCCGGCCGGGTGGACGTCATCCAGGCCGGGGCGCTCGTCCTGCTCACGATCATGCGGCGGACCGGCGCCCGCGAGGTCGTCGTCAGCGAGCACGACATCCTGGACGGCATCGCCTACAAGGCCGCCGAGGGCTGGTTCTGAGCCCCACCGCGTGCTGAGCCCCACCGCGCGAGCGGGACGACCGCGTCAGGCGCCCGGCGCGCCCGGAGCCGGCGGGGCGGGGGTCAGCACGACGAACTCCGCCCCGGCCGGGTCGGTGCAGACCGCCAGCCGGCCGACGCCCTCCGCGTCCTCCGGGCCCATGGACACCCCGCCGCCGCCCTCGCGCACCCGGGCGACCGTGGCGTCGCAGTCGGAGGTGCCGAAGACGGGGTGCCAGTAGGGCTTCACCTCGCCCGACGCGAACATCTCCGGCATGGCCATCACACCGCCGAACATCCGCTCCGGCGGCTGCCCCGCGGGCGTCACCATCGTGTACGTGCCGCCGCCCCCGGGGAGTTCGGTGTCCTGGCCGGTCCAGCCGAAGACACTGCCGTAGAAGCGCTGCGCGGCGGCCGAGTCGGTCGTCATCAGCTCGACCCAGCCCAGGCTGCCCGGGCCGTCGGTGGCCCCGATGCCGGGATAGGCGCCCGCCTGCCAGACCGCGAACTGCGCGCCCTGCGGGTCGGTGAGCTGGGCGAACCTGCCCTCCTCGGACACCTCGGACGGCGGCATCCGCACGGTGCCGCCCGCCTCCTCGACGGCCTTGACGGTGGCCTCGATGTCACGGGTGTCGTAGTAGACCATCCAGGCGGAGCGCGCGCCCTGTTCGGTCAGCTTCCCGACCGCGGCCACCGTCTTCCCGTCGAGCTGGAACATCTGGTAGTCGCCGCCGCCGTCGCCCATCGACTGGGCCTGCCAGCCGAACACTCCGCCGTAGAAGCGGGCCGCCGCGTCGACGTCGGGGGCGCCCAGGTCGATCCAGCAGGGCTGACCGGGCACGAAGTCCGTGGTGATCATCTCTCTGTCGCTTTCTCCTGGTTCCTGCACACATCCGCCCTTTCAGCCTGTCACCAGCCGCGAACGGATGCGCGCCGAACCGCCGGGCGCACGGGGGCGCCCGGAACGCCGGGCGCCCGGCCGGCCCCCTGAACCGGCCGGGCTTCTCCGGCAGCCCCGCAGGGCCTCCTCTGTGCCGGATCACACGGTGGACTGCGTGATCACGGACGACATGATCAGAGGGTGGACTTGAACAGCAGGCGGTTCGGCGTCCCGCTCACGTTGCCGCCGATCACGTTGGCGGTCGCGTTGTTGATCAGCCAGGTGTTGACGGTGGCGCTGGACGCGTCGCCGTACGTCGCCTTGTAGAGCGCGGCCACCCCGGAGACGTGCGGCGACGCCATCGAGGTGCCGCTCATCGAGGTGGAGCCGCCGCCCGCGCGGGCCGAGGTGATGCTCACGCCGGGCGCGTAGATGTCGGCGCAGCCGCCGTAGTTGCTGAAGCTCGCCTTGCGGTCCGAGGAGTCCGACGCGGCGGCCGTGATGGTTCCCGCCGCGCTGGCCGGCGAGTAGTTGCAGGCGGGCTGGTTGTCGTTGCCCGCGGCCACGGCCAGGTGCACACCGGAGTTGGCCAGCGCGGTGGCGGCGTTGTTCATCGCCGAGGAGTAGCCGCCGCCGAGCGAGGCGTTGGCGACCGCGGGCTTCACCGCGTTCTGCCGCACCCAGTCGAAGCCCGCGATGATGCCGGAGTAGGAACCGGAGCCCTGGCAGTCCAGCACCCGCACGCCGCGGAGCTGCACGCCCTTGGCCACGCCGTAGGTGGTCCCGCCGACGGTCCCCGCGACATGGGTGCCGTGCCCGTTGCAGTCCGCGCCGTTGCCGCCGAAGGCGTCGAACACGTTCCGCGCCCGGCCGCCGAAGTCCGCGTGCGCGGTGTCGATGCCGGTGTCGATGATGTAGGCGGTCACCCCGGAGCCGTTGCGGGTGTAGGTGTACGAACCGTCCCGCCCGCTGCGCTGGTCTATGCGGTCCAGGCCCCAGGGGGCGTTGTACTGCGTGGCGGTGGAGACGATCCGCTGGTCCTCCTCGATGGAGGCCACCCGCGCGTCGCCGCGCAGCCTGGTGAGCTGAGCGGGCGTCAGATCGGCGGCGAAGCCGTTGATGACGTCCTCGTACACGTGACGGGCCTTCAGCGAACGGGCCTTGAGCAGGCCCGCCGGGTCGGCGTCCGCCTTGAGGGTGACGATGTAGCGGCCCGCGATCTCCTGCGCGGCGGGGGCCTGGGCGACACCGACGAGCGGGGCGGGGGACTCGGCGGCGGCGACCGCGGGGGTCAGGGCCAGGGCCAGGGGCAGGGCGACGGCGAGGGCGCCGATGTGGGTTCTGCGCATGGGGAAGCTGACACCTTTCGTGGGGCCGGCCGCGGGGTGCCGGGGCCGGCGGGTGGGGGAGCGCACGGTCCGCCCCGCCGGGCGGTGGGTGGCCGGCCGGCGGTGTGGGCGGGGCGTGACGCGGAAGGTGGGACAGCACGCTGTGCGGGGGGTGCGCCGGGCACGTGCGGGCGGGGACGAGGCCGCCCGGTGCCCTCCCGTCCCTCGTGACGGGGGCGTCCGGTGCGCACCGCTCACCGGCCGGGGGGACGGGGTCGCCGTCCGCCGGCGCGGTGGAAGTCGCGGTGCGCGGCGAAAACATACTGGGGGTGACGGGAGGTTGACCACGGCCGAATCAGGCGTGACCGATTGCGGTCATCCGCCCCCCTCGGGCCGTCCGCCGCCCCCGGGGCGTGTTCCGGCCATGGCCAAGGCGCCCCGCGCCGCCCTAGGGTCGCCCCATGCCGGACAGCGACCCCCACGACCCCGGCCCCCACGACGCGCTCGGGGGCGTGCCCGAGGAGGTGCGGGCCTGGCTCGTCGCGCACCGGCTCGCCGCCGGTGACGGGCGCCGTGTCGCGACGCCCGAGCGCGCCCTGCACGAACTGGTCGACGAGCAGCGCCGCCGGCTCGACGCCCTCCACCAGGGGTTCGACGCCTTCGACGACGTCCTGCGCCTGCTGCCCGACCTGCGCCGCACCGGGCGCGAGACGCTGGAGGCCGAGTTCTACGACGACCGGGTCCGGCTGCGGCAGCGGATGGAGGACCTGGACGCGCTGTGCCGCGACGAACTCCTCGCCATGCGGGCGACGTTCCCCGCCCCCGAGGTGCTGGAGGCGGGCCTCGCGGACGATCTGCGGTCGCTGGAGCGGGGCGTCGCCATGCTGCTGCTGGTCTCCGCGCGCGCCGCCCGGAGCACGGGCGCGGCCCGCTACCTGGCGGCGCTGCTCGACCACGGCGCGCAGATACGCGTCGCCACGACCGTGCCGCTCCACCTGAACGTCGTCGACCGCGCGGTGACCGTGATGGCCCTCGGGCCCGCGCCGCTGCGCGGGGAGCGGGCGGAGGACGTGATCCTGCACAGCGCCCGGCTCGCGGACTGCTTCGCCCGCGTCTTCGACCACCACTGGAGCACCGCCCGCCCCTACGAGGACGGCGCGGCCTCCGAGGAGTGGTCGCCGCGGGAGCGGGAGGTGCTGGCGCTGCTCGCGGCGGGCGCCAAGGACGAGGCGATCGCGCGGCGCCTCGGCTGCTCGGAGCGCACCCTCCGCCGCCTCCTCGCCACCCTCGTCGCCCGCCTCGGCGCGGACAGCCGCTTCGCGGCGGGGGTGCGCGCGGCGCAACTGGGCCTGGTGGACTGACCTTCCGGGCCTTCGGCCCGGGTGCGTTCCCGGGCCGGGGCACCCCAGCCCTCCGGGCCGCCGATGGGCCGGGCAACCCAGCCCGTCCGGCGTTTGAGGACACCGCGCGCAGCGTGGTGCCGTGCCCACCGGGCCGCACCGCCCCCGTGCGCGCGACCGGGTCCGGCGGGGCTCTGCCCCGCGCCCCGCGCCTCAAGCGCCGGCGGGGCTGGAGGCAGCCCGGACGGCGCGTGGCCCCGGGGCCGGGCATCCCAGCCCGTCCGGCGTTTGAGGACACGGCCGCAGGCCGTGCTGCGACCACCGGGCCCGCGCCCGGTAACGCGCGTTCCCGACGTGCGGCCGGGTGGTCGCCGCACCACGCTGCGCGCGGTGTCCTCAAGCGCCGGACGGGCTGGGATGCCGGCTCCCGGCGCGGGGCGTTTCCGACGTGCGGCCGGGTGGTCGCGGCACCACGCTGCGCGCGGTGTCCTCAAGCGCCGGACGGGCTGGAAGGCACGCGCTCGGAGTCGTGCCCCAAGCGCCGGACGGGCTGGGAAGGCACGCGCCCGGCACGGGGCACCCACGCGCCGGACGGGCCGGAAGAGCCCGCTCCTGGCACGGGGCACCCACGCGCCGGACGGGCTGGAAGAGCCCGCTCCTGGCACGGGGCACCCACGCGCCGGACGGGCCGGAAGAGCCCGCTCCCGGCACGGGGCACCCACGCGCCGGACGGGCCGGAAGAGCCCGCGCCCGGCACGGGGCACACAAGTGCCGGACGGGCTGAAAAGGCCCGCAAGCGCCCCCGCGAGCCCCCGCCCCGAGGGAAAGTTCGTGAACTTCTTCACAAGGATTTCGGTCCCCATGACCCCCTAGCACCCCCGAAACCCCCTCCCTCCGCCCCCGTTGGGCTTCGGAACAGGGACCGCAGGTGCTCGTGGGGGCATCGGCCGAGTGGGCGAAGGGCCCGCGGCGGGCCCTTCGCGGAGGCTTGCGGGCCAGCTCACGAGGGGTGAACAACGTCCTCCCCCACCTCGGGGTTCCCGGGGTGGGTCATGACCTGGGTCACGTGGGCGGCGGAGTGTAGCAGAGGTGGCCCACAACCTTGTGAAGGGGCTCACGAGCACCCCCTCGGGGTGGGGTGGATACTCGATGGCATGAGCACCACGGAGCGTCCCAGGATCCTCGTTGTAGGCGGTGGGTACGTAGGCCTGTACGCGGCACGTCGCATCCTGAAGAAGATGCGCTACGGCGAAGCGACCGTCACGGTCGTCGACCCGCGCTCGTACATGACGTACCAGCCCTTCCTCCCCGAAGCTGCCGCCGGCAGCATCTCGCCTCGGCATGTCGTCGTCCCGCTGCGGCGCGTGCTGCCCAAGGCTGAGGTGCTCACCGGCCGGGTCACGACCATCGACCAGGACCGCAAGGTCGCCACCGTCGCGCCGCTGGTCGGCGAGGCGTACGAGCTGCCCTTCGACTACCTGGTGATCGCGCTCGGCGCCATCTCCCGCACCTTCCCGATCCCCGGCCTCGCCGAGCAGGGCATCGGCATGAAGGGCATCGAGGAGGCCATCGGGCTGCGCAACCACGTGCTGGAGCAGCTCGACAAGGCCGACTCGACGACCGACGAGGAAGTCCGCCGCAAGGCGCTCACCTTCGTCTTCGTGGGCGGCGGCTTCGCCGGTGCCGAGACCATCGGCGAGGTGGAGGACCTGGCCCGCGACGCGGCCAAGTACTACACCAACGTCAAGCGCGAGGACATGCGCTTCGTCCTCGTCGACGCCGCCGACAAGATCCTCCCCGAGGTCGGTCCGAAGCTCGGCAAGTACGGCAAGGAGCACCTGGAGGGCCGTGGGGTCGAGGTCTACCTCTCCACCTCCATGGACTCCTGCGTCGACGGCCACGTGGTGCTGAAGAACGGCCTGGAGGTCGACTCCAACACCATCGTGTGGACCGCCGGTGTGAAGCCGAACCCGGCGCTGGCGCGCTACGGCATCCCGCTCGGCCCCCGCGGCCACGTGGACTGCAACGAGAAGCTCCAGGTCAACGGCACGGACTACATCTGGGCCGCCGGCGACAACGCCCAGGTGCCGGACATGGCCCTGCGCAAGGCCGGTGTCGAGAACGCCTGGTGCCCGCCGAACGCCCAGCACGCGCTGCGTCAGTCGAAGGTCCTCGGCGACAACGTGATCTCCGGGATGCGCGGCTTCCCGCAGAAGACCTACGAGCACGCCAACAAGGGCGCGGTCGCCGGTCTCGGCCTGCACAAGGGCGTCGCGATGATCGTCGTCGGCAAGATGAAGATCAAGCTCAAGGGCCGTCTCGCCTGGTACATGCACCGCGCGTACCACGGCATGGCCATGCCGACCTGGAACCGCAAGATCCGTGTCTTCGCGGACTGGACGCTGGCGATGTTCCTCAAGCGCGAGGTCGTCTCCCTCGGTGCGATGGAGACGCCGCGCGAGGAGTTCTACGAGGCCGCCAAGCCGACCCCGCCGCCGGCCGCGGCGGTGAAGCCGGAGGCCGAGAAGGCCAAGGCGTCCTAGGACACCGCACGCCGAAGGGCCGCCCGCCATCCGTGGTGCGGGCGGCCCTTCGGCGTGCCCGGGCACCCGCGCCCGGCTCCGTGGGAGGCCGCGGGGGCTTTGCCCGCACATTACGTGGCACGGGAAGCACGCGGGGTGGTCACCCTGTTGTCGGTAGTGCGCGTTTCGCGAGAGAGCGTTTCGTGGGAACCACCGTCACGGAGGTGTGTGCCATGGCCGATGCCGCGCTGCGGCTGACCACTCTTGCCGGGGAGCTGCTGGGGTCCCCGTTCCCGGTCCGGATCCGGGCCTGGGACGGCAGCGAGTCCGGGCCGCCGGGCGGTCCCGTCCTCGTCGTGCGCCACCGGCGGGCGCTGCGCAGGCTGCTGTGGCGGCCCGGCGAGCTGGGCCTCGCCCGGGCCTGGGTCGCCGGGGAGATCGACGTGGACGGCGACCTGTACACGGCGCTCGACCGCCTCGCCGGCATCCTGTGGGAACGCGGCCCGGCCGGCCCCGGCACGCCGCTCCGCCCGCTGCGCGACCCGCGCCTGCGGGCCGCGGCCCGGGGCCTGCTCTCGCTGGGCGGCCCGCTGCCGCCGCCCCCGCCGCCCGCCGAGGAGTCGCGCCGCCGCCCCGGCTCCCGGCACACCAGGGGCCGCGACAGACGGGCCATCAGCCACCACTACGACGTGGGCAACGACTTCTACGGGCTGGTGCTCGGTCCGTCCATGGTCTACTCGTGCGCCTACTTCGACGAGGCCGGCGGCACCCTGGAGGACGCCCAGCGGGACAAGCTCGACCTGGTGTGCCGCAAGCTCGCCCTGAAGGAGGGCGACCGGCTGCTGGACGTCGGCTGCGGCTGGGGCTCCATGGCCGTGCACGCGGCCCGCGAGTACGGCGCCCGGGTCACCGGGATCACCCTCTCCCGCGAACAGGCCGCCTGGGCCCGCAAGCGGGTCGCCGACGAGGGCCTGACGGACCGGGTCGAGATCCGCGTCCAGGACTACCGGGACGTGTCCGACGGCCCGTACGACGCGATCTCCTCGATCGGCATGGCGGAGCACGTCGGCCAGGTGCGCTACCGCGAGTACGCGGACCTGCTGCTGTCGCTGCTGGTGCCGGGCGGCCGGCTGCTCAACCACCAGATCGCCCGCCGTCCCGAGCCGGACGAATCGGCGTACGAGCTGGACGCGTTCATCGACCGCTACGTCTTCCCCGACGGGGAGCTCTCGCCGCTCGGCCGCACGGTCGCCGCGCTGGAGGACGCCGGCTTCGAGGTCCGGGACGTGGAGGCGATCCGCGAGCACTACGCGCGCACCCTGCGCGCCTGGGTGGGCAACCTGGAGGCCGCCTGGCCCGGTGCCGTGCGGCTGGTCTCGCCCGGCCGGGCGCGGGTGTGGCGGCTCTACATGGCGGCGTCGGCCGTCGCCTTCGAGCGCAACCACATCGGGGTCAACCAGATCCTCGCCGTCCGCACCGCCGCCTCGGGGGCCTCCGGGATGCGGGCGCGGACCCGCGACTGGAGGTAGCGCGGAGGCACGACAGGGGTGTGCCCCCGGCCGGAGCCGGGGGCACACCCCTGTCCGTCCGCCCTCGGGGCGGCTACTCGGTCTTGATGGCCGTCAGCATGTTCAGCCGCGCGGCGCTCCGCGCGGGCCACATGGCGGCGAGCACACCGACCACGCCGGCCAGCAGCAGGAAGATCCCGATCCGGTCCCACGGCAGCACCAGCGCGTAGCCGGGGATCTCGCCGCGGATGGTCTCGCCGATCGCCCAGCCGAGGAAGGTGCCCAGGCCGATGCCGATCACCGCGCCGAAGAGGGAGATGACCACGGCCTCCAGCCGGATCATCCGCTTCACCCGCCGGCGGTCGAGGCCGATGGCGCGCAGCATGCCGATCTCCTGCTGGCGTTCGAACACCGACATGGCCAGGGTGTTGACGACGCCGAGGACCGCGATCAGCAGGGCCATCGCCAGCAGCCCGTACATGATGTTCAGCGCGGTGTTGATGAAGCCGCCGAAGAGGTTGCGGATGTCCTGCTGGTCCATGACGCTGATCGCCGGGTTGTCGCCCAGCGCGTCCACCAGCGCCTGCTCGTTGGCGTCGCTCGCGCCGCCGTCCATGGCGACCCAGATCTCGGGGATGTACGGCTTGGTCTCGTACGGGGCCACCAGCGAGGTCGGCACCAGCACCGGGGAGAGGAACTCGTTGCCGCGGTAGACGGCGCCGACGGTGAGCTCCTCGGCGTGCGGCTCGTCCTCGCTGCCGACGTTGGCCTTGAGGGTGTCGCCCACCTTGTAGCCGTTGGACTTCGCGGTGTCCTCGGCGACGGCGATGCTGCCCCGGCCGAGGCTGGCCAGCGAGCCGGAGACCGTCTTCAGGTCGAAGACCTTCTCCACGTCGCCCGGGGTCACGGCCGACGCCGAGTGCCAGGTGTCGCCGATCTCCAGCGAGGTCGCCTGCTGCGGCGAGACCGCGGCGACGCCCTTCGCCTTCTCGATCGCCTCCAGCGCCGAGGCGTCGAGCGCCCCGCCGGAGGCCATCGAGATCATGTAGTCGGCGCGGATGTTGTCGGTGGTCATCTTGTCGATGGCCTGGCCGAGGGTGACGCCCAGCACCGAGAGGCCGGTGACCAGGGTCAGGCCGATCGCCAGCGCGGAGGCGGTGGCGCCGGTGCGGCGCGGGTTGCGGACCGCGTTCTGTCCGGCGAGCTTGCCGGCGACGCCGAACACGCCCTGGAGCAGCGGACGGAAGAGCGCGATCACCGGCCGCGACAGCAGCGGGATCAGGATGATGACGCCGATCAGGGCGAAGAAGGCGCCGGCGCCGATGAGCATCCGGCCGTCGCTGCCGCCGGTGGCCGCACCGCCGCTGATGCCGGCCGCGCCGAGCAGGGTGATGACGCCGCCGATGCTGTTGCGCAGGACCAGCGACTTGGTGGAGGCCACCGCGTGGACGCTGCTCATCGCCGCCACCGGCGCGATCTTCGCGGCCCGGCGGGCGGGCAGCCAGGCGGCCAGCATGGTGATCAGGACGCCCACGGCGAGCGCCGCGCCCACCGCCGTCGGGGAGACGATCAGCGGACCGGCCGGCACCTTGGCGCCGAACGCGCCCATCGCGGACCGCAGTCCGGTCGCGAGGCCGACGCCCAGCGCGAAGCCGACCACCGAGGCGATGACGCCGACCAGCGCGGCCTCCAGGATGACCGAGCGCTTCACCTGGCGGCGGGAGGCGCCCACGGCACGCATCAGCGCCAGTTCCCTGGTGCGCTGGGCGACCAGCATGGTGAAGGTGT
This window contains:
- a CDS encoding DUF501 domain-containing protein; translation: METPPPTTEHTEPTDADIAAFEQQLGRPPRGLRAIAHRCPCGRPDVVETAPRLPDGTPFPTLYYLTCPRAASAIGTLEANGVMKEMQGRLATDPELAAAYRAAHEDYIARRDAVEVLQGFPSAGGMPDRVKCLHVLVGHSLAAGPGVNPLGDEAISMLPEWWRKGPCVTGCATGEESE
- a CDS encoding Ppx/GppA phosphatase family protein, producing the protein MTRVAAIDCGTNSIRLLVADVDPRTGSLTDLDRRMTIVRLGQGVDRTGRLAPEALERTFAACRDYARVIKELGAETVRFVATSASRDAENRDAFVSGVLGILGVEPEVITGDQEAEFSFTGATRSLAGRSDLATPYLVVDIGGGSTEFVVGDEHARAARSVDIGCVRLTERHAPDSPATPAQIAAIGADIEAALDLAAETVPIGDAGTLVGLAGSVTTVAGIALGLDAYDSERIHHAVVSYEQVEEITTMLLGSTHDERAAIGVMHPGRVDVIQAGALVLLTIMRRTGAREVVVSEHDILDGIAYKAAEGWF
- a CDS encoding VOC family protein, which codes for MITTDFVPGQPCWIDLGAPDVDAAARFYGGVFGWQAQSMGDGGGDYQMFQLDGKTVAAVGKLTEQGARSAWMVYYDTRDIEATVKAVEEAGGTVRMPPSEVSEEGRFAQLTDPQGAQFAVWQAGAYPGIGATDGPGSLGWVELMTTDSAAAQRFYGSVFGWTGQDTELPGGGGTYTMVTPAGQPPERMFGGVMAMPEMFASGEVKPYWHPVFGTSDCDATVARVREGGGGVSMGPEDAEGVGRLAVCTDPAGAEFVVLTPAPPAPGAPGA
- a CDS encoding S8 family peptidase, producing the protein MRRTHIGALAVALPLALALTPAVAAAESPAPLVGVAQAPAAQEIAGRYIVTLKADADPAGLLKARSLKARHVYEDVINGFAADLTPAQLTRLRGDARVASIEEDQRIVSTATQYNAPWGLDRIDQRSGRDGSYTYTRNGSGVTAYIIDTGIDTAHADFGGRARNVFDAFGGNGADCNGHGTHVAGTVGGTTYGVAKGVQLRGVRVLDCQGSGSYSGIIAGFDWVRQNAVKPAVANASLGGGYSSAMNNAATALANSGVHLAVAAGNDNQPACNYSPASAAGTITAAASDSSDRKASFSNYGGCADIYAPGVSITSARAGGGSTSMSGTSMASPHVSGVAALYKATYGDASSATVNTWLINNATANVIGGNVSGTPNRLLFKSTL
- a CDS encoding helix-turn-helix domain-containing protein, which produces MPDSDPHDPGPHDALGGVPEEVRAWLVAHRLAAGDGRRVATPERALHELVDEQRRRLDALHQGFDAFDDVLRLLPDLRRTGRETLEAEFYDDRVRLRQRMEDLDALCRDELLAMRATFPAPEVLEAGLADDLRSLERGVAMLLLVSARAARSTGAARYLAALLDHGAQIRVATTVPLHLNVVDRAVTVMALGPAPLRGERAEDVILHSARLADCFARVFDHHWSTARPYEDGAASEEWSPREREVLALLAAGAKDEAIARRLGCSERTLRRLLATLVARLGADSRFAAGVRAAQLGLVD
- a CDS encoding NAD(P)/FAD-dependent oxidoreductase, yielding MSTTERPRILVVGGGYVGLYAARRILKKMRYGEATVTVVDPRSYMTYQPFLPEAAAGSISPRHVVVPLRRVLPKAEVLTGRVTTIDQDRKVATVAPLVGEAYELPFDYLVIALGAISRTFPIPGLAEQGIGMKGIEEAIGLRNHVLEQLDKADSTTDEEVRRKALTFVFVGGGFAGAETIGEVEDLARDAAKYYTNVKREDMRFVLVDAADKILPEVGPKLGKYGKEHLEGRGVEVYLSTSMDSCVDGHVVLKNGLEVDSNTIVWTAGVKPNPALARYGIPLGPRGHVDCNEKLQVNGTDYIWAAGDNAQVPDMALRKAGVENAWCPPNAQHALRQSKVLGDNVISGMRGFPQKTYEHANKGAVAGLGLHKGVAMIVVGKMKIKLKGRLAWYMHRAYHGMAMPTWNRKIRVFADWTLAMFLKREVVSLGAMETPREEFYEAAKPTPPPAAAVKPEAEKAKAS
- a CDS encoding SAM-dependent methyltransferase: MADAALRLTTLAGELLGSPFPVRIRAWDGSESGPPGGPVLVVRHRRALRRLLWRPGELGLARAWVAGEIDVDGDLYTALDRLAGILWERGPAGPGTPLRPLRDPRLRAAARGLLSLGGPLPPPPPPAEESRRRPGSRHTRGRDRRAISHHYDVGNDFYGLVLGPSMVYSCAYFDEAGGTLEDAQRDKLDLVCRKLALKEGDRLLDVGCGWGSMAVHAAREYGARVTGITLSREQAAWARKRVADEGLTDRVEIRVQDYRDVSDGPYDAISSIGMAEHVGQVRYREYADLLLSLLVPGGRLLNHQIARRPEPDESAYELDAFIDRYVFPDGELSPLGRTVAALEDAGFEVRDVEAIREHYARTLRAWVGNLEAAWPGAVRLVSPGRARVWRLYMAASAVAFERNHIGVNQILAVRTAASGASGMRARTRDWR
- a CDS encoding ABC transporter permease → MFRTALRNVLAHKARLLMTVLAVMLGVAFVSGTLVFTDTLGNAYRNQSAKSYDDVAVAVSTYADPDDSKKDDGISDRTLEGIRALDGVAGATGRVSGFAGVADKDGKLIGNGWSNTGGNYAPGKDGKDPAYDFTEGAGPASADTVALDEDSAEKGGYQVGDTVRVATNGPVKEFTLAGVFTTEDGAVNAGGSLVLFPTEVAQQLYLRPGFYQDVTVAAAAGASDSEILAAVEPLLPKDAEAQTGSELADEQAESIESGLSNLNTMLLAFAAIALFVGVFLIANTFTMLVAQRTRELALMRAVGASRRQVKRSVILEAALVGVIASVVGFALGVGLATGLRSAMGAFGAKVPAGPLIVSPTAVGAALAVGVLITMLAAWLPARRAAKIAPVAAMSSVHAVASTKSLVLRNSIGGVITLLGAAGISGGAATGGSDGRMLIGAGAFFALIGVIILIPLLSRPVIALFRPLLQGVFGVAGKLAGQNAVRNPRRTGATASALAIGLTLVTGLSVLGVTLGQAIDKMTTDNIRADYMISMASGGALDASALEAIEKAKGVAAVSPQQATSLEIGDTWHSASAVTPGDVEKVFDLKTVSGSLASLGRGSIAVAEDTAKSNGYKVGDTLKANVGSEDEPHAEELTVGAVYRGNEFLSPVLVPTSLVAPYETKPYIPEIWVAMDGGASDANEQALVDALGDNPAISVMDQQDIRNLFGGFINTALNIMYGLLAMALLIAVLGVVNTLAMSVFERQQEIGMLRAIGLDRRRVKRMIRLEAVVISLFGAVIGIGLGTFLGWAIGETIRGEIPGYALVLPWDRIGIFLLLAGVVGVLAAMWPARSAARLNMLTAIKTE